One window from the genome of Oreochromis niloticus isolate F11D_XX linkage group LG20, O_niloticus_UMD_NMBU, whole genome shotgun sequence encodes:
- the LOC109196197 gene encoding LOW QUALITY PROTEIN: ribosomal biogenesis protein LAS1L-like (The sequence of the model RefSeq protein was modified relative to this genomic sequence to represent the inferred CDS: deleted 1 base in 1 codon) — protein sequence MSAATKPNRKSASFPGCCSNSNGKTRSSEHHINLRVVSAAFPARTMEKKGSEKNRHVVPWLTKAEMDQVRDYLYSMDSSLQGVALDRISAWRTRCTDSFPVAMDCTADLVRCQMRDLSGQLTGDDLIMMYGTALVRFVNLITERQLKPLAGKIELSIPEWMVDLRNEIMHGKLPSLKWCQRGCKVALEWLQQEFWSRQLGGAPDERCDLQSHGEDEDVKRQEDELVARQKEVDVCRKARELLISYEKDQHQLILDDMEHPTPQETREKLVQPCSIYTQTECSEASTPLQQQQQQPIYTVEMPLDEMQHSQQDARPLHSLPMDSETSEERKWADLLAERALALRGSPWQVCTDNVSWKNYPIGKVPGQSDDPSCLMVDNYTIMTVSDQPVELESSATRSSIPGASAPVRPAEGHR from the exons ATGTCAGCCGCAACGAAGCCGAACCGAAAGTCggcgtcatttcctggatgctgttcgAATAGCAACGGTAAAACTCGAAGCTCTGAACATCATATAAATCTGCGAGTGGTCTCTGCTGCTTTTCCCGCGCGCACAATGGAGAAAAAGGGCTCTGAGAAAAACCGCCATGTGGTACCCTGGCTTACCAAAGCGGAGATGGACCAGGTTCGGGACTACCTTTACTCGATGGACTCCTCTCTGCAGGGGGTTGCGTTAGACAGGATATCGGCTTGGAGGACCAGGTGCACTGATAGTTTCCCCGTGGCCATGGACTGCACAGCGGACCTCGTGCGCTGCCAGATGCGGGACCTGTCCGGACAGCTTACCGGAGATGACTTGATTATGATGTACGGGACGGCCCTGGTAAGATTTGTTAATCTTATCACGGAGCGCCAGCTGAAGCCACTGGCTGGAAAGATTGAGCTT AGCATCCCCGAGTGGATGGTGGATCTGAGGAACGAAATCATGCATGGGAAGCTTCCTTCTTTGAAATGGTGCCAAAGGGGATGTAAGGTGGCCCTGGAGTGGCTCCAGCAGGAGTTTTGGTCCAGACAGCTGGGAGGAGCCCCCGATGAGCGCTGTGACTTGCAGTCGCATGGCGAGGATGAGGACGTCAAGCGCCAGGAGGATGAGCTCGTTGCCAGGCAGAAAGAAGTGGACGTCTGCAGAAAAGCTCGGGAGCTGCTGATCTCTTATGAGAAGGACCAGCACCAGCTCATCCTGGATGACATGGAGCACCCCACCCCTCAGGAAACCAGGGAGAAGCTGGTCCAGCCCTGCTCCATCTACACACAGACAGAGTGCTCCGAGGCCAGCACacctctgcagcagcagcagcagcagcccataTATACTGTGGAGATGCCGCTGGACGAGATGCAACACTCCCAGCAGGACGCCCGTCCCTTGCATTCCTTACCGATGGACTCGGAGACAAGTGAGGAGCGCAAATGGGCAGACCTGCTGGCTGAAAGAGCACTTGCCCTCAGAGGTTCTCCGTGGCAGGTGTGCACTGATAATGTCTCATGGAAGAACTATCCCATTGGTAAAGTTCCTGGACAGTCAGACGACCCGTCGTGCCTCATGGTGGACAATTATACGATAATGACTGTGTCTGACCAGCCAGTGGAGCTGGAGAGCAGCGCGACACGTAGCAGCATCCCCGGGGCCTCGGCTCCAGTCCGGCCAGCTGAGGGCCACCGCTAG